CCGGCGACTCCCCTCGAACGCCGGCTGGGTGGGCACGTCGGGCGCGGTGAAGTCGCCAGACTGGTACGCCCCGCACCACTCTCGCCACGGGCAGGCCTGCTGGTCACACCGCGGCGTCTTCCCACAGGCCACGCCGCCAAGTTCCATGATGGCGTTGTTCCAGGTGCGTGACTCGCCCTCGGGCATGAGGTGGGCCGCCCCGGTCTCGAAGGCCGACTCGTCGTCGGGGACGCCGAACGCGCGGTAGAGCACCCGTTTGACGTTGGTGTCGACGACCGCACCCCCGTTGTTGAACGCGAACGAGGCGACGGCGTTTGCCGTGTAGGGACCGACTCCCATCAGGTCCGCGAGGCCGTCGGGGTCGCGGGGCCACTCCCCGTCGTACTCCATCGTGACCTGTCGCGCGGCCTCGTGGAGGTACTTCGCCCGGTTGTTGTAGCCCAGCGAGTGGTCCGTCCAGAACCCGACGACGTCGGCCCGGTCGGCGGCGGCCAGGTCCTCGACCGACGGCCACTTCTCGAGGAAGTCCGTCCAGGCCTCGACCACCCGGTCGAGCTGGGTCTGCTGGCTCATCACCTCCGAGACGAGAACCGGGTAGGGGTCGTCGGTCCGGCGCCACGGGTAGTCCCGGTGGTCGTCCTCGTACCACTCGACGAGCGCCCGCTGGACGGCCGAGGGGTCGGCCGGCAGGTCGCCGGGCAGGTCGGTCGCTGTCGACTGGTCGGTCATCCAGCGATTGTTGAGCGGGTCCCGGTATGGACCTGGCGGTCCGGGACGGGAGCGAGTCACCGCTCGCCCGATCCGCCCCACTCGAACCGCTCGTCGGCGGTGTCCTCGCCGTCGGTCACGTCCGCGAAGACGAACATCGCCCCGCCCGCGTAGGTGGTATCCACGTACAGGCGCCAGCCGTGAGCCTGCGCGATGGTCTCGGCGATAGAGAGCCCCAGGCCCGTCCCCGCCTCGCTGGTCGTGTACCCGTAGTCGAAGACGTCTCCGGCCGCGTCTTCGTCGATGCCGGGGCCGTCGTCGGCGACGTAGAACCCGTCGTCGCGGTCGCCGACTTCGACCGAGACGTCCGGGCCGCCGTGCTCGACGGCGTTCCGGAAGAGGTTCTCGAGCGCGCGGAGCAACCGCGAGCGGTCGGCCTCGACGGTCCGGTCGGCCGTGACGGTGAGCGTCGCCGCCTCGCTGTCGACGGTCGCCCAGGCGTCCTCGGCGGCCTCGCGAAGCGAGACGGGCGACGGGTCCCGGACGGTCGCCCCCTCGCGGGCCAGTGTCAGCACGTCCTCGATTATCGCTTCCATCCGGTCGTGGGCGCGTTCGAGCGACTCGGTGTGCTCCCGGAGCGCCTCCCGGTCGGCCGCCTCGAGGGACGCCAGTTCCGCCTCGAGGAGTTCGACCTGTCCGCGGGCGACCGTCAGCGGGTTGCGGAGATCGTGCGAGAGCGTCGAGGCGAACTGTTCCAGTCGCTCGTTCTGCCGTTCCAGCTTCTGGTTCGACCGCTCGGCCGCCCGCCGGGCCCGCTCTGCCTCGCGGATCTGCTCGCGGAGGGCGTCGCGCATGCTGGAAAGCGACGTGAACAGGCGCCCGACCTCGTCGTCGCGGTCGGTCTCGAGGTCGACGTCTAGGTTCCCCTGCTCCATCTCGCGGGTCCGTCGCCGGAGTTCGATCAGTGGCGTGACCGTCAGTCTGCCGATGACGACGCCGACGAGCGCGAGCGAGGCCACGGCCGTCCCGACGAGCAGCACCACTGCGCTCCGGACGGTCCGGGCGGTGTCATAGAGGGTCGACGCCTCGGCGGCGGTGACGGCCACCCAGCGCGTGTTGCCCACCGGAGCGTAGGCCAGCACCGTGTCGCCGCGGTGGTCGGTCGTCGCGATCCCGCGTCGCGCCCGTTCGACTTTCTCGTCGGCGACCGGGATGTCCACGGTCGCCCCGTCGGCCCCGAACACCGGGACGCCCGACCCGTTCAGCACCATCGACGGCAGCTCGTCGTCCCCCGTCCGGAGGAGACGGCGCTGTTCCGCGGCGCTGGCGACCAGCACGAGCACGCCGGAGTCGTTCCTGACGGGGCTCGCGACCGACAGTACGAGCGACCCGTCGCGTTCGTATGCGGTGCCCGAAACGCCGACCGTCGTGGTGGCCGAGGCGTTTGTCGCTACCCGCTCGACCAGGGCGTGCCAGTCAGCGTGCCGTGGCGCGCCCGTCTCGCCCGCGGCCGATTCCGTGCTGGCCACGACGCGGTGCTCGGGCCCGGAGGTGTCCACGTAGTGAAGCGCGAGGACCGGCCCGTCCGCCGTCGCGTGGGCTTCGTGCAGGTAGCGGGTCGTCGCCTCCGGGCCGCTCCCGTACACGTCGGCGACGGAGTAATCACGGACCTGCTCTTCGAGCGTCGCGCGCCACTCGCCGACCGACGCCGCCCGCCGTTCCGTGGTCGCCTCCAGGTTCTCCGTCGCCTCCGCCGAGACGTCGTCGTAGGTCTGGACGTAACTCACTGCCCCGGCCGTGGAGACAAACAGCACGACGAGCAGGAGTGCGAGCGCGAGCTTCGCCACGTAGCGGTTCGCGAACGCGTCCAGGCGAGTGCCGGCCGAATCGAGAGGGCCGTCACTCCCCGACCCACTCACACCTGCCCCGCTGTCGGACGACCCATGCTCCCCGTCGTTCCCCATGGTCGAATCTCACCGAGAACCGGTCGGCGAGTCAGATGCCGGCACTTACGCCGATTTTATATTAAACGTTGTCATATCTGGGCGCCGGCACGACCGACAGCGACCGGACGCGAGTCGCAAGGCGTTTGTCCGGCCGCCTGCTGATTCGTCTCATGTCACTCGATGACCTGCAGGACGACGTCACGGACGCCTACGCCGACTTCGGTTCGGAACTCGCCGTTGGCCTGGACCGGGAGACCAAGAACGAACTGGCGATGCTGTCGGTGGCACTCGACCCCGCAGACACCGACGAACTGGTCCGGCGGGCCGTCCACGTGCTGTTCCAGTCGGCCGTCGAGCGCGGGACGCTCGACTTCCACCTCCGGTCGGGGTACGACTGTACCTACGACGAGTACCTCTCGGGGATGACCTACGACGAGATGACCGGGGGCCCGACGCCCCAGCAGGACGACGACGACAGGCGCTACCAGTTCTGAGCGACGACTCGCCGGTCAGACGAGCAACACGACGGCCGACAGCCCGGCCACCGCGAGGACGGCCACACTCCAGAGAGCGACCCGTCGGGCCAGTCGTCGATCGGGCCCGGTCGCCGTGAGCGCGGCCTTGACGAGGACGCTCGCGGCCGTCGCGGCCAGTATCGAGACCATCGCAGTCTGCTTGCCGATTTCGCCGGCCCGGTAGAGCAGGACCGCCGAGGTGGTCGCGCCCGCGCTCGAGACCAGGCCGGTGACGGCCGAGGTCACCGCCAGTCCCGCCGACCCGAACCGCGTGCTGGCCACGCCGCCGACGACGACGACCACGAGGAAGATCCCGCCGAACACGAGTGCGTTCCGGAGCGAGAAGGGACTCTCGAGGTGCATCTCGACCGTCTCCGACCAGTCGGCCGTATAGGTCGCGACGGCCACCGTCCCGACGACGATGGCCACCAGCGGGACGAGGGCGGCGAGGAGCATCCTCCCCTGGAGGGTGAAGACAAGCGCGATGAGGAGGTTCCGGAACGCCATCGCCGCGTCGGCCAGCAGGATGGCCGCGAGCGCGTACGTGGCCGCGGCCGGATGCTGGTCGACGTGGTCGAGCATCGTGCCGACCACGGCCGTCGAGGAGGCGAAGCCGCCGAAGAATCCGGTGACGACGATGCCCCGCCCGCCGTACGACTGGACGATGGCGTAGTTGACGATGCCGATGCCGGCGACGAACACAACCATCAGCCAGATGACGCGGAGCTCGAGGGTGACCTCGGAGAGTGGTCCCGGCAGAGTCACCGGTTCGTGGGGCAGGAGGGGGAAGACCACGAACGCCAGGATGGCGAACTCGGTCGCCGAGCGCAGCTCGGTCCGACTCAGCCCCCAGGCGAACCCGTGCAGTTCCCGCTTGAGCACGAGCAACAGCGAGGAGAACACGGTGACGACGACGCCCTCCAGGATGTAGTCGTTGGCGACGAGGACGCCGATGCCGTAGGAGACCAGAAGCGAGACGGACGTCGTCAGCGCCAGGCTCTCCTCCTCGCCGGTCACCAGTCCCTCGACGGCCAGCAGGACACCGTGGACGATGACGAGCACGCCGCCCAGGGCCAGCAGCGTCTCGTTCCCGACGATAGTGAAGACCACGCCCAGCAGGCTGAAGAGGGCGAAGGTCCGGATGCCGGCGGACTTGTGCGACCACTCGCGTT
The DNA window shown above is from Haloarcula halobia and carries:
- a CDS encoding A/G-specific adenine glycosylase gives rise to the protein MTDQSTATDLPGDLPADPSAVQRALVEWYEDDHRDYPWRRTDDPYPVLVSEVMSQQTQLDRVVEAWTDFLEKWPSVEDLAAADRADVVGFWTDHSLGYNNRAKYLHEAARQVTMEYDGEWPRDPDGLADLMGVGPYTANAVASFAFNNGGAVVDTNVKRVLYRAFGVPDDESAFETGAAHLMPEGESRTWNNAIMELGGVACGKTPRCDQQACPWREWCGAYQSGDFTAPDVPTQPAFEGSRRQMRGRVVSVLKEYDELPLDDLGPRVRVDYAPDGEHGRAWLRDLCSDLAADGLVELDRRDGRHVARLRS
- a CDS encoding MgtC/SapB family protein, producing MGLQLGAIPLDTAVLRISLAAALGMFLGLEREWSHKSAGIRTFALFSLLGVVFTIVGNETLLALGGVLVIVHGVLLAVEGLVTGEEESLALTTSVSLLVSYGIGVLVANDYILEGVVVTVFSSLLLVLKRELHGFAWGLSRTELRSATEFAILAFVVFPLLPHEPVTLPGPLSEVTLELRVIWLMVVFVAGIGIVNYAIVQSYGGRGIVVTGFFGGFASSTAVVGTMLDHVDQHPAAATYALAAILLADAAMAFRNLLIALVFTLQGRMLLAALVPLVAIVVGTVAVATYTADWSETVEMHLESPFSLRNALVFGGIFLVVVVVGGVASTRFGSAGLAVTSAVTGLVSSAGATTSAVLLYRAGEIGKQTAMVSILAATAASVLVKAALTATGPDRRLARRVALWSVAVLAVAGLSAVVLLV
- a CDS encoding sensor histidine kinase; this encodes MGNDGEHGSSDSGAGVSGSGSDGPLDSAGTRLDAFANRYVAKLALALLLVVLFVSTAGAVSYVQTYDDVSAEATENLEATTERRAASVGEWRATLEEQVRDYSVADVYGSGPEATTRYLHEAHATADGPVLALHYVDTSGPEHRVVASTESAAGETGAPRHADWHALVERVATNASATTTVGVSGTAYERDGSLVLSVASPVRNDSGVLVLVASAAEQRRLLRTGDDELPSMVLNGSGVPVFGADGATVDIPVADEKVERARRGIATTDHRGDTVLAYAPVGNTRWVAVTAAEASTLYDTARTVRSAVVLLVGTAVASLALVGVVIGRLTVTPLIELRRRTREMEQGNLDVDLETDRDDEVGRLFTSLSSMRDALREQIREAERARRAAERSNQKLERQNERLEQFASTLSHDLRNPLTVARGQVELLEAELASLEAADREALREHTESLERAHDRMEAIIEDVLTLAREGATVRDPSPVSLREAAEDAWATVDSEAATLTVTADRTVEADRSRLLRALENLFRNAVEHGGPDVSVEVGDRDDGFYVADDGPGIDEDAAGDVFDYGYTTSEAGTGLGLSIAETIAQAHGWRLYVDTTYAGGAMFVFADVTDGEDTADERFEWGGSGER